In the genome of Erinaceus europaeus chromosome 8, mEriEur2.1, whole genome shotgun sequence, one region contains:
- the AOC1 gene encoding amiloride-sensitive amine oxidase [copper-containing], whose translation MGRTTRVLSRTSAAVLLLLTAASAYWPAETADQDVEDVFSDLSVYELRAVRSFLQSRKELKLESSKTPKIAKNSVFLVEMLLPKKQHVLTFLEKGCPRPVRQARVVIFFGAQKHPNVTEFAVGPLPAPRYLRMLPFRPGHRVSWASRPITSVEYKLLYDFLEKATEPLHPFFLNTTGFSIRDCGDRCLTFTDVAPRGLASGERRSWFILQRFVEGYFLHPTGLEVLVDHSSSDVQEWRVERVWYNGKFYESPEELARKYQAGEVDVVVLEEISQRREGEEKEEEEVPLFSSYKPRGEFPESIPHPGPHLVQPQGRRYKLDRNSVSYEGWSFKYRLRTSTGLQILNVQFAGGIVAYEVSVQEAVALYGGHTPAGMQTKYIDGGWGLGSVTHELAPGVDCPSKATFLDALHDYDSDGPVRYPHALCLFEMPTGVPLRRHFDSNFSGGFNFYAGLPGHVLVLRTTSTVYNYDYIWDFIFYPNGVMEAKMHATGYVHATFYTPQGLRHGTRLHTHLLGNMHMHLVHYRVDLDVAGIENSFQTLHMKLENITNPWSPGHILVQPTLERKQYSRERQAAFSFRQKLPKHLLFSSEQENCWGHQRSYRLQINSMADQVLPPGWQEEQGITWARYPLAVTKYRESELTSSSIYNQNDPWDPPVVFEEFLHNNENIEDKDLVAWVTVGFLHIPHSEDIPNTATPGNSVGFLLRPFNFFPEDPSLASRDTVVVWPRARGLSCVQTWRPKKKCWGMPPFIYNGTYLPV comes from the exons ATGGGCCGAACCACCCGGGTCCTCAGCCGGACGTCGGCCGCAGTTCTGCTGCTGCTGACGGCGGCCTCGGCCTACTGGCCTGCAGAAACCGCTGACCAAGACGTGGAGGACGTGTTCTCCGACCTGAGCGTGTATGAGCTGCGAGCCGTGCGGAGTTTCCTCCAGTCTAGGAAGGAGCTGAAGCTGGAATCTTCCAAGACACCCAAAATAGCCAAGAACTCCGTGTTCCTCGTGGAGATGCTTCTGCCCAAGAAACAGCACGTGCTGACCTTCCTGGAGAAAGGCTGCCCGCGTCCAGTGCGCCAGGCCCGTGTGGTCATCTTCTTCGGAGCTCAGAAGCATCCCAATGTCACCGAGTTCGCAGTGGGGCCTCTGCCAGCTCCCCGTTACTTGAGGATGCTGCCGTTCAGGCCGGGGCACCGGGTCTCCTGGGCGTCCAGGCCCATCACTTCCGTCGAGTACAAGCTACTTTACGACTTCCTGGAAAAGGCCACAGAGCCCCTGCATCCGTTTTTCCTCAACACCACGGGCTTCTCCATCAGGGATTGTGGAGACCGCTGCCTGACCTTCACCGACGTGGCCCCCCGGGGGCTGGCCTCCGGCGAACGCCGCAGCTGGTTCATCCTACAACGCTTCGTGGAAGGCTACTTCCTGCACCCCACGGGGCTGGAGGTCCTGGTGGACCACAGCAGCTCGGACGTCCAGGAGTGGAGAGTGGAGAGAGTCTGGTACAACGGCAAGTTCTACGAGAGTCCCGAGGAACTGGCCCGGAAATACCAGGCCGGAGAGGTGGACGTGGTGGTCTTGGAGGAGATCTcacaacggagagagggagaggagaaggaggaagaagaggtccCTCTGTTCTCCTCCTACAAGCCTCGGGGAGAATTCCCGGAGTCCATCCCGCACCCGGGGCCCCACCTGGTGCAGCCCCAAGGCCGCAGGTACAAGCTGGACCGTAACAGCGTGTCCTATGAAGGGTGGAGCTTCAAGTACCGGCTGCGCACGTCGACCGGGCTGCAGATCCTGAACGTGCAGTTCGCGGGCGGGATAGTGGCCTACGAGGTCAGCGTCCAGGAGGCCGTGGCTCTGTATGGAGGCCACACCCCAGCCGGCATGCAGACCAAGTACATcgatgggggctggggactgggcagCGTCACTCACGAGCTGGCCCCCGGCGTCGACTGTCCCTCGAAGGCCACCTTCCTGGATGCCCTGCACGACTACGACTCAGACGGCCCCGTGCGCTACCCTCATGCCCTCTGCTTGTTTGAGATGCCCACCGGCGTCCCTCTGCGACGACACTTCGACTCCAACTTCAGCGGGGGCTTCAACTTCTACGCAGGGCTCCCGGGCCATGTGCTGGTGCTGCGGACCACGTCCACCGTCTACAACTACGACTACATCTGGGACTTCATCTTCTACCCCAACGGGGTGATGGAAGCCAAGATGCACGCCACCGGCTACGTGCAcgccaccttctacaccccccaGGGGCTGCGCCACGGCACCCGGCTGCACACACACCTGCTGGGAAACATGCACATGCACCTGGTGCATTACCGCGTGGACCTGGACGTGGCAG GCATTGAGAACAGCTTCCAGACCCTGCATATGAAGCTGGAGAACATCACCAACCCCTGGAGCCCCGGGCACATCCTGGTGCAGCCCACGCTGGAGCGAAAGCAGTATTCCCGTGAGCGCCAAGCGGCCTTCAGCTTCCGGCAGAAGCTGCCCAAACACCTGCTCTTCAGCAGTGAACAGGAGAACTGCTGGGGCCACCAGCGCAGTTACCGGCTGCAGATAAACTCCATGGCCGACCAGGTGCTGCCCCCTGGATGGCAGGAGGAGCAGGGCATCACCTGGGCCAG GTACCCCCTGGCGGTGACCAAGTACCGCGAGTCAGAACTGACCAGCAGCAGCATCTACAACCAGAATGACCCCTGGGACCCCCCTGTGGTCTTTGAGGAGTTTCTTCATAACAACGAGAATATTGAGGACAAG GACCTGGTGGCCTGGGTGACAGTGGGCTTCCTGCACATCCCCCACTCCGAGGACATCCCCAACACGGCCACGCCCGGCAACTCCGTGGGCTTCCTGCTCCGGCCCTTCAATTTCTTCCCAGAGGACCCTTCCCTGGCATCTAGGGATACGGTGGTGGTGTGGCCACGGGCCCGGGGCCTGAGCTGTGTGCAGACCTGGAGGCCGAAGAAGAAATGCTGGGGGATGCCCCCTTTCATCTATAACGGGACCTACCTGCCCGTGTGA